From a single Bacillota bacterium genomic region:
- a CDS encoding DUF177 domain-containing protein, whose product MRLDLTEIAQHVGKQMSYDVDEPASSITDLQVLSPVRGTLRFTNTGDLLLVRGILHTTVELECSRCLRLFEMPLRCEVEEQVELRAIAARPFEHPQVTIVPEEGDTLFLDGNILDLTELIRQMLLVSLPIKPLHDEECKGLCPTCGADLNEGECSCERPVGHPAFAALARLLAQMEEA is encoded by the coding sequence GTGAGACTGGATTTGACCGAGATTGCCCAGCATGTCGGTAAGCAGATGTCTTACGATGTAGACGAACCGGCGAGCTCGATTACCGACCTGCAGGTGCTCAGTCCCGTTCGAGGCACTTTGCGCTTCACCAACACCGGAGACCTGTTGCTGGTGCGCGGCATCCTGCATACCACTGTGGAGCTGGAGTGCAGTCGATGCCTGCGTCTTTTCGAAATGCCTCTTCGGTGCGAGGTCGAGGAACAGGTAGAACTGCGGGCTATCGCCGCGCGTCCCTTCGAGCATCCGCAGGTGACCATCGTGCCGGAGGAGGGCGATACCCTCTTTCTGGACGGTAATATCCTGGACCTGACGGAGCTGATACGGCAGATGCTGCTGGTTTCTCTACCCATCAAGCCTCTGCATGACGAGGAGTGCAAAGGCCTGTGCCCGACGTGTGGCGCCGACCTGAACGAAGGAGAATGTTCTTGCGAACGTCCGGTCGGGCATCCTGCTTTCGCCGCGCTGGCACGGCTGCTTGCGCAGATGGAAGAGGCGTGA
- a CDS encoding acetate kinase, with amino-acid sequence MNILVVNCGSSSVKYRLFSDSQERARGLIERVGSAETPNHTVAVQQMFKQLSEMEGGLPIEEIHAIGHRVVHGGEKFTGAVIITPEVIEAVEECASLAPLHNPPNLLGIRACMEQAPQAIQVAVFDTAFHHTLPGHAYLYALPYELREKYGIRRYGFHGTSHRYVSERVIQLLRQENALHTPSKIICCHLGNGCSIAAVLDGKSVDTSMGMTPAEGLVMGTRSGDLDPAILLHLQRTLGWDADRVDRLINKEGGLLALAGVSDMRDVEARAAAGDSQAQTAFEVFCYRIIKYIGAYAAAMNGVHAIAFTAGIGENSPAVRSKVCASLGYLGVEIDEDANRAGKGERCISTPGSRVKVYVVPTDEERVIAEETRRLAQRVRH; translated from the coding sequence GTGAACATACTGGTAGTGAACTGTGGTAGTTCGTCGGTGAAATACCGACTGTTCAGCGATTCGCAAGAGCGGGCGCGAGGATTGATCGAGCGCGTGGGCAGCGCAGAAACCCCCAATCACACGGTAGCGGTACAGCAGATGTTTAAGCAGCTCAGCGAGATGGAAGGGGGGCTGCCGATAGAGGAGATACACGCCATCGGACACCGCGTTGTGCATGGCGGTGAAAAGTTCACAGGAGCGGTAATTATCACGCCGGAGGTCATCGAAGCGGTGGAAGAGTGCGCCAGCCTTGCGCCTCTGCATAATCCGCCCAACCTGCTGGGTATTCGTGCGTGCATGGAGCAGGCGCCGCAGGCGATACAGGTGGCGGTGTTCGATACCGCCTTCCACCATACCCTGCCAGGACATGCCTATCTGTATGCCCTGCCCTATGAACTGCGTGAAAAATACGGCATCCGCCGATACGGCTTTCACGGCACCTCGCACCGCTACGTTTCGGAGCGGGTGATACAACTGCTGAGGCAGGAGAACGCCCTGCACACACCCAGCAAGATCATCTGTTGTCATCTGGGCAACGGCTGTAGCATCGCCGCGGTGCTGGATGGCAAGAGCGTGGACACCAGCATGGGCATGACCCCCGCCGAAGGACTGGTGATGGGAACCCGCTCGGGTGACCTCGACCCGGCGATACTCCTGCACTTACAGCGCACCCTCGGCTGGGATGCTGACCGCGTGGACCGCCTGATTAACAAGGAGGGCGGTTTACTGGCGCTGGCTGGTGTATCGGATATGCGCGATGTGGAAGCGCGAGCCGCTGCCGGAGATAGTCAAGCGCAGACCGCTTTCGAGGTATTCTGTTATCGAATCATTAAGTACATCGGCGCGTATGCCGCCGCGATGAACGGGGTTCATGCCATCGCGTTCACGGCGGGCATCGGCGAGAACAGTCCGGCGGTGCGCAGCAAGGTGTGCGCTTCGCTGGGATACCTCGGGGTGGAGATCGACGAAGACGCGAACCGTGCCGGCAAAGGGGAAAGGTGTATCAGTACGCCCGGCTCGCGTGTCAAAGTATATGTCGTACCGACCGACGAGGAGCGTGTCATTGCCGAGGAGACCCGCAGGCTGGCGCAAAGAGTACGCCACTAA
- a CDS encoding type IV pilus twitching motility protein PilT — protein MLELSELLRYGASVKASDLFIKENTPPTLRVHGRIQPMDMPPLTADDTRNLAYSVMTHEQIGRFEHRHELDLAFTIEGITRVRANIYQQRGSIAMVCRLIPLNIYTLEELKMPPAVAELAKQRQGLVLVTGPTGCGKSTTLAAMIDLINETRRCHIVTIEDPIEFVHPDKQAIVSQREVGIDTDSFSDALKYVVRESPDVILIGEMRDIETMHVALQAAETGHLVFSTVHTPSAAETMDRIINMFPPHDKPQICMRLSNSLRGIVSQKLVPLKDGSGRIAAVEVMISTPTIAKLIEEGRVGQIYSAIEEGQFWGMQTMNQCLYKYYKQGLITEEDALAYAGNLTELRQMLRR, from the coding sequence ATGTTGGAACTGAGCGAGTTACTGCGCTATGGAGCGTCGGTCAAGGCGTCGGACCTGTTCATTAAAGAGAACACTCCGCCGACGTTGCGCGTGCACGGCAGGATTCAGCCGATGGACATGCCCCCGCTCACTGCGGATGACACGCGCAATCTGGCATATAGCGTCATGACCCACGAGCAAATCGGGCGGTTCGAACACCGTCATGAGCTCGACCTCGCGTTTACGATTGAGGGCATTACCCGCGTGCGCGCCAACATCTATCAACAGCGCGGCAGTATCGCGATGGTGTGTCGCCTCATCCCGCTGAACATCTACACGCTGGAAGAGCTGAAAATGCCGCCAGCGGTTGCGGAGCTCGCCAAACAACGGCAGGGGTTGGTGCTGGTCACGGGTCCCACCGGATGTGGAAAATCGACCACGCTGGCAGCGATGATTGACCTCATCAACGAAACCCGACGCTGCCACATCGTGACCATCGAAGACCCCATCGAGTTCGTGCATCCCGACAAACAGGCGATAGTCAGCCAGCGTGAGGTGGGCATCGATACCGACAGTTTCAGCGATGCGCTCAAATACGTGGTGCGCGAAAGCCCGGACGTCATCCTTATCGGCGAGATGCGCGATATCGAGACCATGCACGTCGCCCTGCAGGCTGCGGAAACCGGGCACCTGGTCTTCTCCACCGTGCACACGCCCAGCGCGGCGGAGACGATGGACCGAATCATCAACATGTTCCCCCCGCATGACAAGCCCCAGATTTGTATGCGTCTGTCCAACTCGCTGCGAGGCATCGTCTCGCAGAAGCTGGTGCCTCTGAAGGACGGCAGCGGACGCATCGCCGCAGTGGAAGTGATGATTTCCACGCCCACCATCGCCAAACTGATCGAGGAAGGGCGCGTAGGACAAATCTACAGCGCGATTGAGGAAGGACAGTTCTGGGGCATGCAGACGATGAACCAGTGCCTGTACAAATACTACAAGCAGGGGCTGATCACCGAGGAGGATGCACTGGCGTACGCAGGCAACCTGACCGAGTTGCGCCAGATGCTGCGGCGGTAA
- a CDS encoding type IV pilus twitching motility protein PilT: protein MHIDDLLRMVVQRDASDLHLRAGEPPILRIHGDLKRTDLPRLTAEDVKNLLYAILNEERKQRFERDKELDLSYEVPGLARFRVNMFWQQRCVGAALRLIPFRIRTIDELLMPPAVKDLCMRPRGLLLVTGPTGSGKSTSLAAMIDHINTHKRCHIMTIEDPIEYMHHDKLSIINQRELGVDTHSFADALRHVMRQNPDVILVGEMRDLETIHLAITAAETGHLVMSTVHTQDAPQTIDRIVDVFPPEQQQQIRMQLSVVLVGVLSQTLLPNAQGTGRVAAFELMVATPSVRNLIREGKTHQLYMDIQTGAEFGMQTLDSCLLNLVRKGLVDFEDAIAKSSNPRDFEQRAQRMMAGVQV from the coding sequence ATGCACATAGATGACCTGTTGCGGATGGTGGTGCAACGCGACGCTTCTGACCTGCACCTGCGCGCCGGAGAGCCTCCTATCCTGCGCATTCACGGTGACCTGAAGCGCACCGACCTGCCCCGCCTCACCGCCGAAGATGTCAAAAACCTGTTGTACGCTATCCTCAACGAGGAGCGCAAACAACGCTTTGAGCGCGACAAAGAGCTCGACCTCTCCTACGAGGTGCCAGGGTTGGCCCGGTTCCGCGTCAACATGTTCTGGCAGCAGCGGTGTGTGGGCGCGGCACTGCGGTTAATCCCCTTCCGCATCCGCACTATCGACGAGCTGCTCATGCCGCCAGCCGTCAAGGACCTCTGTATGCGCCCACGCGGACTGCTGTTGGTGACCGGTCCCACCGGCTCCGGCAAGTCCACGTCGCTGGCAGCGATGATCGACCACATCAACACCCACAAACGCTGCCATATCATGACCATCGAGGACCCCATCGAATACATGCATCACGACAAGCTGTCCATTATCAACCAGCGCGAGCTGGGCGTGGACACACACTCCTTCGCCGATGCGCTGCGCCACGTGATGCGACAGAACCCCGACGTCATCCTGGTGGGCGAGATGCGGGATCTGGAGACCATCCACCTCGCCATCACCGCCGCCGAAACGGGGCACCTGGTGATGTCCACCGTGCACACGCAGGACGCTCCGCAGACCATCGACCGCATCGTGGACGTGTTCCCGCCGGAGCAGCAACAGCAGATACGGATGCAGCTGTCGGTGGTGCTGGTGGGCGTGCTCTCGCAGACCCTGCTGCCGAATGCACAGGGCACCGGGCGGGTGGCAGCCTTTGAGCTGATGGTGGCGACCCCTTCCGTGCGCAACCTGATTCGCGAAGGCAAGACGCACCAGCTCTACATGGACATCCAGACCGGTGCGGAGTTTGGTATGCAGACACTCGATAGCTGCCTGCTCAACCTCGTGCGCAAAGGGCTGGTGGACTTCGAAGACGCCATCGCGAAGTCATCCAATCCGCGCGACTTCGAGCAGCGCGCGCAGCGCATGATGGCAGGTGTTCAGGTATAA
- a CDS encoding type IV pilus twitching motility protein PilT — translation MTVTVDELLTKVVQRDGSDLHLKANQYPMVRIYGDLYPMEEYGKLTPEQVRDLCFSVISPAQRERFEKELELDFAYEVPGLSRFRGNIYQQRSNVQAAFRVIPYRIQTMEELHLPPVCRYFAERPRGLVLVTGPAGSGKSTTQAAMLHYINQNFPVHIVTVEDPIEFVHEPKVALVNQRELDTDTHSFANALKFVLRQDPDVILVGEMRDLETIHLAITAAETGHLVFGTLHTPDAVQTVDRVIDVFPLYQQQQIRMQLSVNLVGVISQTLCKRADGKGRVAAFEVLVGTSAVCNLIREAKTYQLTSIIQTGTKQGMMTLDQSLASLVKRGIVTYEEALAKAKDIKEFNALLGMDQPQAQRPAGAPTMAGARAMGS, via the coding sequence ATGACGGTGACAGTAGATGAACTTTTGACCAAAGTGGTGCAACGAGACGGTTCCGACCTGCATCTGAAGGCAAATCAATATCCCATGGTGCGCATCTACGGCGACCTGTATCCGATGGAGGAGTACGGCAAACTCACCCCGGAACAGGTGCGCGACCTGTGCTTCAGCGTCATTTCACCTGCGCAGCGCGAGCGATTTGAAAAGGAGCTGGAGCTGGACTTCGCCTACGAGGTGCCCGGCTTGTCGCGCTTCCGCGGCAATATCTACCAGCAGCGCAGCAACGTGCAAGCAGCGTTCCGCGTTATCCCGTACCGCATCCAGACGATGGAGGAGCTGCACCTGCCGCCCGTGTGCCGTTACTTCGCCGAGCGACCGCGTGGGCTGGTGCTGGTGACCGGTCCCGCCGGTTCGGGCAAGTCCACCACGCAGGCGGCGATGCTCCATTACATCAACCAGAACTTCCCGGTACACATCGTCACCGTTGAAGACCCGATAGAGTTCGTGCATGAGCCGAAAGTCGCGCTGGTCAATCAGCGCGAGCTGGATACCGACACCCACTCCTTCGCCAACGCGCTGAAGTTCGTTCTGCGCCAGGACCCCGACGTGATTCTGGTGGGCGAGATGCGCGATTTGGAGACCATCCACCTCGCCATCACCGCTGCCGAAACGGGACACCTGGTGTTCGGCACCCTGCACACACCTGATGCGGTGCAGACGGTAGACCGCGTGATCGACGTGTTCCCACTTTACCAGCAGCAGCAAATCCGCATGCAGCTGTCGGTGAACCTGGTGGGCGTGATTTCGCAGACGCTGTGCAAGCGGGCGGACGGCAAGGGGCGCGTGGCGGCGTTTGAGGTGCTGGTGGGAACATCCGCTGTGTGTAACCTCATCCGCGAGGCAAAAACCTACCAGCTCACCTCGATCATCCAGACCGGTACCAAGCAGGGCATGATGACGCTGGACCAGTCGCTGGCGTCGCTGGTGAAGCGCGGCATCGTGACCTACGAGGAGGCGTTGGCGAAAGCGAAAGACATCAAGGAGTTCAACGCCCTGCTGGGCATGGACCAGCCTCAGGCGCAACGTCCTGCAGGGGCACCGACGATGGCAGGAGCGCGCGCAATGGGAAGCTGA
- a CDS encoding TIGR03790 family protein, with translation MRFQPLANPPGRKVAVIANRVQPESEKLARQYCRDRAVPEDHLILLQCTASETIPEGDYLTDIQAPVRKALRERKLVEKVDFLLIVKGVPIKTAQRGYSVDSLLMCMNVAVSPRSRNPYFGKREAFSSERYGGLYLVSRLDGYTFADANALLERALRARRADGLFLLDISPSHQRSAYGEVNESMRRAAQLLQRKKLRVLLDDTREFIGNQKGLMGYYSWGSNDPQFKRELYLSNTFLPGAIAETAVSTSARTFLPTDKGQSLIADLIKVGVTGVKGYVSEPYADALCRADILFDRYTDGYTLAESFWMSTPYLFWKDMVVGDPVCAPYAGGS, from the coding sequence ATGCGATTCCAGCCTCTGGCAAACCCGCCCGGCCGAAAAGTCGCGGTCATTGCCAACCGTGTCCAGCCTGAATCGGAAAAGCTGGCGCGGCAATACTGTCGCGACCGGGCGGTGCCGGAGGACCATCTCATCCTGTTGCAATGCACCGCTTCTGAGACCATCCCCGAGGGCGATTACCTCACCGACATTCAGGCACCGGTGCGCAAGGCATTGCGTGAACGCAAACTCGTCGAGAAGGTAGACTTCCTGCTCATCGTCAAAGGTGTGCCCATCAAGACCGCTCAGCGGGGCTACTCCGTCGACAGCCTGCTGATGTGCATGAACGTGGCGGTATCGCCTCGCAGCCGCAACCCCTACTTCGGCAAACGGGAAGCCTTTTCGTCCGAGCGTTATGGTGGGCTTTATCTGGTCTCACGGCTGGACGGCTACACCTTCGCCGATGCCAATGCCCTGCTCGAGCGCGCCCTCAGGGCACGGCGTGCGGATGGACTGTTTTTGCTGGACATCAGCCCGTCGCACCAGCGCAGCGCATACGGCGAGGTGAACGAATCGATGCGGCGCGCGGCGCAGCTGCTGCAACGCAAAAAACTGCGCGTGTTGCTGGACGATACCAGAGAGTTCATTGGTAACCAGAAGGGGTTGATGGGTTACTACTCATGGGGTAGCAACGACCCGCAGTTCAAAAGAGAACTTTACCTCAGCAACACCTTCCTCCCGGGCGCGATTGCGGAGACCGCCGTCTCCACCAGCGCACGCACCTTCCTGCCCACCGATAAGGGGCAATCGCTCATCGCCGACCTGATTAAGGTCGGCGTGACAGGCGTGAAAGGCTACGTCTCCGAACCGTATGCCGACGCCCTCTGCCGCGCCGACATCCTGTTCGACCGTTACACCGACGGCTATACCCTTGCTGAGAGCTTCTGGATGTCCACACCATACCTGTTCTGGAAGGACATGGTGGTGGGCGACCCCGTTTGCGCCCCGTATGCGGGAGGGAGCTAA
- a CDS encoding nucleotidyltransferase domain-containing protein: MIRIFRVDGEGVRVRLRQWAQALGEADSNVLAVVLFGSFARGDYTAASDADVLILLRESNLRFDERIPLYRPRRIGVSVDVFPYTLQEARQSVREGWGVMPAALVEGEVLYCVRNSLHDLL, from the coding sequence GTGATTCGCATCTTTCGGGTGGACGGTGAAGGCGTGCGTGTGCGCCTGCGCCAGTGGGCGCAGGCGCTGGGCGAGGCGGATAGCAACGTGCTGGCGGTGGTGCTGTTCGGCTCCTTCGCGCGTGGCGATTACACCGCTGCCAGTGATGCGGATGTGCTCATCCTCCTGCGCGAATCGAACCTGCGGTTCGATGAGCGAATCCCCCTCTACCGACCCCGGCGTATCGGCGTCAGCGTCGACGTGTTTCCCTACACCCTGCAGGAGGCGAGACAGAGCGTGAGAGAGGGCTGGGGAGTGATGCCGGCGGCACTCGTGGAGGGAGAGGTTCTCTATTGCGTACGCAACTCCCTCCACGACCTGCTGTGA
- a CDS encoding YqiJ family protein, with the protein MSNLHNLLQWWNLLFALPLVVGMLFSLITALGFASTGHAAAERGDIDQGDTAHEMDTGDGDSEHGDIGQDTDLHAEHDHAIDSTSAEVAVGEAGHDAAAEHADETTHDHHESVLTQILEAFGIGRGVPISVMLPFCMMLWGVLGLVSNQALHPLLRFPAVYVWISVLVSLLGTSLLARGLSGVVARYLQMGQVANMSRERLIGATGIAVFTIDERGGVADVHDRVGTIHRIPCRVRERGTPLPAGTPVVVADYESETGTYLVEENPFADSITHQEVRT; encoded by the coding sequence ATGAGTAACCTGCACAACTTACTGCAATGGTGGAACCTCCTTTTCGCGCTGCCGCTGGTGGTGGGGATGCTCTTCTCCCTGATAACCGCGCTTGGTTTCGCCTCCACAGGTCACGCAGCAGCGGAACGCGGTGACATCGACCAGGGGGATACCGCGCACGAAATGGATACAGGGGACGGCGACTCAGAGCACGGGGATATCGGGCAGGATACAGACCTCCACGCCGAACACGACCACGCCATTGATTCAACATCCGCGGAGGTGGCTGTTGGCGAGGCAGGGCATGACGCTGCCGCCGAACACGCTGATGAAACCACACACGACCACCACGAGTCGGTATTGACACAGATTCTGGAGGCGTTCGGCATCGGGCGGGGTGTGCCCATCTCGGTGATGCTGCCTTTCTGCATGATGTTATGGGGGGTGCTGGGACTGGTGAGCAATCAGGCGCTGCATCCGCTGCTGCGCTTTCCGGCGGTTTACGTATGGATTAGCGTGCTGGTAAGCCTGCTGGGCACCTCGCTGCTGGCACGCGGGCTGTCGGGGGTGGTGGCGCGTTACCTGCAGATGGGGCAGGTTGCCAACATGTCGCGCGAACGGCTCATCGGGGCGACGGGTATCGCGGTGTTCACCATTGACGAACGAGGTGGGGTGGCGGATGTGCATGACCGGGTGGGCACGATACACCGCATCCCGTGCCGGGTGCGCGAGCGCGGAACCCCGCTGCCTGCGGGGACGCCTGTGGTCGTGGCGGACTATGAGAGCGAAACGGGAACCTACCTGGTGGAGGAGAACCCGTTTGCCGATAGTATCACGCATCAGGAGGTACGAACATGA
- a CDS encoding Hsp20/alpha crystallin family protein translates to MARREVTLARRETNGGIRRWDPFAEMERLHREMDRWFDRLFPFSPLTRWSSDIEVGFEPAVDIYETNEELVVFATLPGVEMKDIHVEATPDTLILRGERKPLISDENVTVHYRSAWGGHGTFEARYDLPVEINPNKVKATLRNGILEVRLPKVESAKAKAVKVQVE, encoded by the coding sequence ATGGCACGCCGTGAAGTGACGCTGGCTCGTCGTGAGACCAACGGTGGCATCCGCCGCTGGGATCCGTTTGCGGAGATGGAGCGCCTGCATCGCGAGATGGACCGCTGGTTCGACCGGCTGTTCCCGTTCAGCCCGCTCACCCGCTGGAGTTCGGACATAGAAGTGGGCTTTGAACCTGCCGTGGATATCTACGAGACCAATGAGGAGCTGGTGGTGTTCGCCACCTTGCCCGGCGTGGAGATGAAAGACATCCACGTGGAGGCGACACCGGACACGCTGATACTCCGCGGTGAGCGCAAGCCACTCATCAGCGATGAGAACGTGACGGTACACTACCGCAGCGCGTGGGGCGGGCATGGCACCTTCGAGGCGCGCTATGACCTGCCGGTCGAGATTAACCCGAACAAGGTGAAGGCGACGCTCCGCAACGGTATCCTGGAGGTGCGGTTGCCCAAAGTGGAGTCCGCGAAAGCGAAAGCGGTGAAGGTTCAGGTCGAATAG
- the rpmB gene encoding 50S ribosomal protein L28, whose amino-acid sequence MAHVCDICGKGVMHGQNIRHVHSGAWALRAPRTKRVWYPNLQPVRAMVNGSVRRIKVCTRCLKAGKVKRAL is encoded by the coding sequence ATGGCTCACGTCTGTGACATTTGCGGCAAAGGCGTTATGCACGGTCAAAATATTCGGCATGTGCACTCGGGAGCGTGGGCACTGCGCGCGCCGCGCACCAAGCGGGTATGGTACCCCAACCTGCAGCCCGTGCGCGCGATGGTGAACGGCAGCGTCCGCCGCATCAAGGTATGCACCCGATGCCTGAAAGCAGGTAAGGTCAAACGCGCCTTGTAG